The Capsicum annuum cultivar UCD-10X-F1 chromosome 3, UCD10Xv1.1, whole genome shotgun sequence genomic sequence GCTACTATTGGGGTTCGAACTCACGACGCCAACATAGAGAATTGGACCCGCTACCACTGAACTGACGCCTTTACTTGTTTACAATGggttcaaatttaaatatatactattatactgattatatatacacatatatacagtGTAATTTTTTGACGAAGTGGGTTCATATGAACTCACGTGAACCAAGGTAGGTCCGCCCCTGCCCCCCTCCCCATTTGTCACACTCGTATTTCAATTGTAATTTGAGTTGAAATTGTTTGTGTGATGTTTTGCTaaataactttttcttttgtAGGGGTTACAATATAGAATTCTCTAAGTAaaggtaattttttatttgtgtatgttttaaagtattaataTTGAAATTGACAACTTGTGAGATTACAttgagtatattattattgttttgttgaaatttgacatctataactataaatttaaaaaagTTTATAAAGTGTGCAAGTATGTTTACTTCTTTGGTTGCTTtgcactttttcttctttttctattgaaGCACTATGTATACACACAATTGCATGTATAATCATTATTGTTGATTTTCTTGGTGCCTATATATTTTGCAATTATTGATAGATATATTAGTGAAAAAAGAACATATAAAAGACAACTTGGAATGGATATTGATCAAGTTATGGTGCAGTTCAAGAACGTTGAAGGAGAGGGAGAAGACTATGCTGCTTTGGATTCAAATAAGATGGTTTCTTAAAAGAATTGTATATTGTGACAATTCTCAAAATTGTAACAATTGTATTAAACTTGACAACTATTTGAGATTCGTAACTATATTATGTAATATTCCAACGACAAGGTTagtaaaaaattctttaatttgtaaaaataaaattgttgaaaattattttgaaatttaatagtttttattttagttacaTTTTATGAATTCTTGTGATTATACTAATACTTATGACAATATTCTTCTATTTACGGCAATGATTTTTTGTAGTTTAACCACATATATATTACCAAAAATATGATTAtacatttttacttttcataccaaattaaaagaataattataatttatgtatttcgtgataaaaataatgaattcTTAGCCATGTACAAAAATGTTTGTGACAAATTCTTTAGTTGATAGCCACAAATTTTTTAACTCATACCTAAATACATTTGTTTTTATCAGGagtttcaaatataaaataaccaCTTCTTTTAGTTTTCGTAGCAAATCTAGTCTTTTGCCATAATAGAACATATTGTGACTATAAAATTcgctataaattttatttatcgtgacaaaaaagtaaaattatttgtTATAAGTATATATTTCATAGTTTTTTACTATCACAGCTACAAACATAATAATTTTATAGATATAAGTATTAGTCCTTAGCCACAGGTCATGTAAATTTTGTAGCTATCTTTTAGTTACGCTACTTCTTGCTATGAATgctatagaaaaaaaattgtggctaaagtgtttagccacgaactttttcatatttagctATGACATATTATGTAGCTATATATACATTATGTTGTACTGTAATCTGTGTACACTTTATCCTCCCAGATTCCCGAATAACAttagtataaaaaaaaattacctacTTTAATTTGGTACGGaatttaataaaaatcgagacgACTTTTAAACTTATTgtcataaattaaagttatgtcaagtaTATGAAAATATTCTTtacttgtggtcttaaatatgtcacgtgaaaagttgaaattaaaatactgcacaaaaaaattattctttttaaatgaattaaaaaaaaatcatggagTGAAATTATGTTGGtgatattaattatttatcacgtcatttatattataataaataaattatttaataaatataataaaataactaatttttaaaataaataattttaaaattaattatcttaGAATAACTTATTCTCGACCTACTGACCCCAAAAATTTGTAAGTTTCGAGTAatcaagaaagagaaaaaaatcttaGAAAGAGGTTTAAAAAAGTTGGTAGTTAGATAAACTAATAATTTAACATCAACCTTACTTCCAAGTTCAAACCGGTTTGAAATTTCTTCCTTCCGCACTACCTAAAGGAGTTTTGGGTCAACCATGAGTCACAGCGTGAAGCACAGATGTAGCATTTATGCCCAGACTCAAATATAGGTAGGTGCTAACTAAACAAATCCAGAATTAAATACTTAAATACTCTCATATTTCTCTCACCAGCtttcattaattattatttactttttttaatatattaatctTATTTTAACTTGACTTGATgtaaaaaaagaaagttaaaaatatttaaaagtcaattaaattttattaaattaaaaatatatctaaaatatcaaaatgatcTACTCTATTCATTCATCTTTACACATTCATTATCGACTTATTAGATCATTTTGACATATTAGATATATTCAGTGTACTAGAGTTAATGTAAAACATCCTCCCATAAAGTAGAGTTAGTATAAAACAAAAGTAATTCAAAATTATAGATTATTTAGTAATTTTCTAAATTCAACAAGTATCGTGACattcatttttaataaaatacaCAAGCACTTAGGAGCATTATTATGGTCACACTCAGAGCTACTTGCATCACATCCTCCAAATTCCAACCTATATAATTTCTCTCTCTACCTATCTTTCTCCTTTAATGTAATTGCGTTTCTCACTTCcctttccccaaaaccaaaaaaataaaatggaggggGTATCAACTAGGGTATACAGTGGATTAAAGAGTTATTGGAGAAGAAGAGGTTATAAAAAACTAAACAGGAAGAACAACAACCGGGTCGAACTTTCATCATCAGGTCCGACCCGAAAGAGAAGGTTCTGGAAGGTAAAGCTTACACCAAAACTGAAGGTAAAGATCAATTTAAAGCTCTTCTCGTTGAAGAAGTTTCTGAGAGGTCTACGTGATGCGTATGTGAACGCGATGTTGAGGATCGCGAATACCCGTGGATTCGGTGGCGATTACTACGGTGGAGGGATCGATGGATTTGGAATGCGGCCGGTGATTAAAGAGTATGATGAGAAAGCGTTGGTTGAGATCTACAAATCTATATTAAAGGCACGtgatgctgctgctgctgctactacTGCAAAAATTGGACCTGAGGTTGATAAAGCACAGCTCGAGCTGGGTGCAGCGAAGCTCCCCACGGTGTCCGAAGAACAAGTGAACTAATTTAAATGGTAATTGATTAAAGCTTCAGCTATGCTATTCGCGGTGTTCGGGAATTGATTAATGTTGTTTAGATATGagatttgatagtaatatattcgGTATTCGTCTTGCTGTTGAGGTTTTGttggttgatttttgaaaatgatGGTAAATCAGGCGAACCGGAAAATGTGTTGAAGAAATCTAGAGTAATTGTCCTAATTCCAAAATTATTCTTTcggttattcagtcagttttttaaaaaatttcgattattatttatttatgtacaacTCAACCTTCTTTCACAATGAATggggaaaaaaatatttacctaGTAACTCACTCCattcattttttactttttcaatatttattgaacgtgtatttctaaaaaataataaacaaaataataattttcttatattattttttaatataataaattcagTAGTTTGATAAATATTGTGAGAAGTGACTATAACTATtaatatagataaattaaaaattaaataaggagTATGATGAGAAAACGTTGGTGGAGATCTACAAGTTCATATTAAGGGCTCGTGCTGTTGATGAAGGACAGCTCGAACTCAGTCCAATAAGCTCCTGCTATGCACGATGCCTGAGGAAAGATCGAATTACTGTAAACAATAATTAATATCGGTAATGTTATTTAGAGATGAGACTATTTTGAGATCTGATAGTTATATATTCAATATTCATCTTGCTGAATGGATAATGTGTTGAAGAAATTTAGAGTAATTGTCCTAAATAAATGATTCTGAAAATTACTCCATCAATTTACGTGTACGTTAATTAATTTTACGCGATAATTTGCCGATCCTATAGATATTAGATAAGTTTATATATATACCTACTACTCACTCatcatttttactttttcaatgttgatttgtcatattttaaaataataaagaataatgattttattatattattttttattataataaatttaatgttaatATTTTGAGAAATGACAATAGTTATTAATAAAGAAACATAAAAACTTAAATGataaatcatattttaatttttaaattgaataaatagaagtaattttcatttttaatataatgaagaaataaaaatgaatagagtaagtattttttatttcatttaaaatctGAGTTGAAGTAAAATCTTATCAGCTTAATTAGTTGGTTACTTAAGCTTTTACCTTCATTCGCGTTGTGATTGAAACTTCAATTCTTCATTTGTCAATCtcccttattttttctttttccaatccccaatttttattttgaaagaagaagaatagacGTCATGATTTTCAATCCATCACTAAATCACACCCTCATTGTGATTTTGTCAGTTACTTAAgttacaataattttttcttaattagtttTATACAAGTATAATTTCATTTGGAAGGATCTTTCTTTGACAAAGAGAAATTATGGATCACGGTATTgcaaactaaaatattgaatacAGATCGACAAGCCAACTAAGATCTATCTATCTGTGACATGATTAATTCTCAAATCTGTTTAATCAATAAGCCTAAACCATGTAGAATCTACTCTGCCATTGATCACGAAAATTGAGTTTGATTAAGCACTGCACTATGCACGATGGTATAAAGTAAATTTATATAGTCAAATTAATATGACACGAAAAAAAGTACGAAGTATACCTGGAGTGAAGATGGTATGGTATAATAAGAATATGATATTTTGATTCGATATCTTGATTTTAAAAAGCACTATGCTATTattgtatttaattaattttgtatgattcaatatttttaagtttgattttaatattttgtagAAACTGTGCTAACacattatatatgtataaaatatattcaaaagaaaGTATAAATGACTCCCTTTATTATTCAAATGTTCAATGAATAAACATTTTATTTACGCAATATTAGGttgtatatttaataatattataatatcaatatatatgaattatttatataattatacactTTAATACGATATTTGATATTTCAATAtcttataaatatcaaatatcatatagaatataaaaaaataaaaaatataacaaaaatcgtgtcaaaattcatagtataacgataTCAACAATTTCAATTCCAGCTGTACCACAGGAATTTGGCAAAAAGCAAAGCATCATTCATGATGTACCGCAACTTTAGGTGAAGCAGTGAAGTTATTGATTAGTATAGGTGGTGGTAGAATTAATGGCGTCAAGGCATTATATAAGTGGATCAATTAATTTGACTAAcatctttatctataataataatagtgaaGAGTGAAGGCACCTAATAAAATTATTCTATTTGGTGGATAAATAAATTCTGTCTAAATTAAGTGCAAGTAAAGTTGCTTACAAGATTCCATTTAGAATGATGGGTTTATGAATAAAGCAATAATGCAATACATCATTTTCTAAGGTTGACAAATGGTTTGTTCATAATATATTGGTTGGTGAGGATAAGGCATAAACTTGCTAATGTTagttaaaagaaaggaaaaaaaaaactattactTTATCAAAAAGCTTAAATTTAAGATATCATGAAATGTAGTTAGACTCACCTTTTTATTCGATTTCGGTAACTTTATCTTAGATACTTATCTTGAAatgtttaataaatatataataataatatatttagggTACTTACGCAAATAAAATTTAACGAGGATAATATGTGCGTAGATCTTATCTCTAGCTTAGGAGGAGAGAGGTTGATTCGACAAATAAGTCTAAATtactaattcaaataaatcaaatTGTTGTGAAGCATTTACGGATGTGCTTAGTGATGGGTGTCAAGTGGTTGTGGGCCGGGTCGAGCCTGATTGTGGTTAGGTGGGTCGGATCTGGGTTCAatagtaaatattttaaaaacaaccTTGAATTCGCCCACTTAGCCCAACCCGGTTTAACctacctaaacccggtcaaacctggttaaaaattcggtcaaaataaaaaaagaagaagtttttttccaatatacgctatatatacccacctatatacattttaaatacatcaaacaatatatatacactatacatatatagtatatactacattagaatttaaaaaatatatacacaattacatatgtaatcgtgtatacgactatacattagttaaatatatttattactcTAAATAagacatatactacaagatatatactacaatataatgttatatataataatttataaaacatatacacatgtatacataaatatatacgtctatagaagatatatacacatatatacttaccattcaatatatacgtactactttaaataaaatatactacaatatatatacacacacacacactatatagttatatactaatttataaaacatatacacatgtatatgttaagtatatacgtctatagaagatatatacacatatatacataccattcaacatatacgtactactttaaataaaatatactacaatatgcacacacactatatatatagttatacactaatttataaaatatatacacatgtatacgttaaatatatacgtcaatagaagatatatacacatatatacgtaccattcaatatatacatactattttaaataaaacatactaaaatatatacacacactatatatatagttatacactaatttataaaatatatacacatgtatatgttaaatatatactattttagaaaatatatacacagatatacactattttaaataaaatatatgctacttaatataataaattaataatagtataatacttaatagtaaattaataatatattaaaactaagtttttaatttaaactagaaattcaatttaaatcattaaatgaaaaaaattataaagtaaggactaaggaatgaatgaatgttgaattttatttattgcaaaatgatccaaaatttataatttatatgaatgaaaaatctacaaattttgcatcattttctccaactcatttatgttaatattaacgagaccttgcataggatagtcaaagtcaacggggtaATACCATGCATTGGatttgattctgctgagttctcccgtgaagtcataatttcttcaagtctctgctcgtCGTTCGACTCCGctttcattccttgatttcttcgttcggctttaatccaatctctaaggcaaacgaGAACATTtgttgcattgcttcccaatgactgtcggttgtctccaagttgctgtcttccttgactaaa encodes the following:
- the LOC107864077 gene encoding uncharacterized protein LOC107864077, giving the protein MEGVSTRVYSGLKSYWRRRGYKKLNRKNNNRVELSSSGPTRKRRFWKVKLTPKLKVKINLKLFSLKKFLRGLRDAYVNAMLRIANTRGFGGDYYGGGIDGFGMRPVIKEYDEKALVEIYKSILKARDAAAAATTAKIGPEVDKAQLELGAAKLPTVSEEQVN